In Rhodothermus marinus DSM 4252, a single genomic region encodes these proteins:
- a CDS encoding alpha/beta fold hydrolase — translation MQTADVQKTNPEPTAWLERLHLAVQGPEDGPPVLLLHGWGSSAWLMAPIAEALADRYRVFNVDLPGHGLTPPPPAPWGVAEHAALVAELIRTRIGRPVVLIGHSNGGRIGLYLASEPEGPELLRALVLISPSGMRPRRPWHYYVRATLARLLKAPFQVLPQPLREPALDWLRHTVVWKALGSSDYRRLEGVMREVFVRIVNTYVEDRLDRIRIPVLVFWGERDRAVGRTQMERLVQALPDAGLVVLKNAGHYGYLDDPDTFIAATRYFLEHLPER, via the coding sequence ATGCAAACGGCTGACGTCCAGAAAACCAATCCGGAACCGACGGCCTGGCTGGAGCGGCTGCACCTGGCAGTGCAGGGGCCCGAGGATGGTCCGCCCGTGCTGCTGCTGCACGGCTGGGGCAGCAGCGCCTGGCTCATGGCCCCCATCGCCGAAGCGCTGGCCGACCGCTACCGGGTGTTCAACGTGGACCTGCCGGGCCACGGACTGACACCCCCACCGCCTGCCCCCTGGGGCGTGGCCGAGCACGCCGCACTGGTGGCGGAACTGATCCGCACGCGCATCGGCCGGCCCGTCGTGCTCATCGGCCACTCGAACGGCGGCCGCATCGGGCTGTACCTGGCCTCGGAGCCGGAAGGCCCGGAACTGCTGCGGGCGCTCGTGCTGATCAGCCCCTCCGGCATGCGCCCCCGGCGTCCCTGGCATTACTACGTGCGCGCCACGCTGGCCCGGCTGCTCAAGGCTCCCTTCCAGGTGCTGCCGCAACCGCTCCGGGAGCCGGCCCTCGACTGGCTGCGCCACACCGTCGTCTGGAAGGCGCTGGGATCGTCGGACTATCGCCGCCTCGAAGGCGTCATGCGCGAAGTCTTCGTGCGCATCGTCAACACCTACGTCGAGGACCGGCTCGACCGCATTCGGATTCCCGTGCTGGTCTTCTGGGGCGAGCGCGACCGGGCCGTCGGCCGCACGCAGATGGAGCGGCTCGTGCAGGCTCTGCCCGACGCCGGGCTCGTCGTGCTGAAAAACGCCGGCCACTACGGCTATCT
- the rho gene encoding transcription termination factor Rho: MSEQTFRGMLELIGDKKFGFVREFRPDLPKGKNDPFVPPPVIRRYNLRDGVLIEGTLRPGRKGDMQVDEIHSIMGVSPEEWAKTEDFESGQIVYPDEKFNLVTGPTDYAMRVVDLAAPIGKGQRALIVAPPRAGKTVLLKQIAAGIAKNHPEVKLVALLVDERPEEVTDFRRSTPAIVFASSNDREEDNHIRVSTLALEFAKRLVELKHDVVLLLDSLTRLGRTFNLYVESSGRTLSGGLDARALQIPRRIFGAARNIEGGGSLTIIATALIETGSRMDEVIFEEFKGTGNAEIVLDREMADKRIFPAINLRKSGTRNEERLIGDRIEQYHRLFRALNSRPPIEAMQALLRHMQQTQSNEELLNSLVPVE, translated from the coding sequence ATGAGTGAACAGACGTTTCGTGGCATGCTGGAGCTGATCGGGGACAAAAAATTTGGCTTTGTGCGGGAATTCCGCCCCGATCTCCCCAAGGGCAAGAACGATCCGTTCGTGCCGCCGCCGGTCATCCGGCGCTACAACCTGCGCGACGGTGTGCTAATCGAGGGCACGCTGCGCCCGGGTCGCAAGGGCGACATGCAGGTGGATGAGATCCACTCGATCATGGGCGTTTCGCCCGAGGAATGGGCCAAGACCGAGGATTTCGAGTCCGGGCAGATCGTCTATCCGGACGAAAAGTTCAACCTGGTCACCGGCCCGACCGACTACGCCATGCGCGTGGTCGATCTGGCCGCGCCGATCGGCAAGGGCCAGCGCGCGCTGATCGTGGCGCCGCCGCGTGCCGGTAAGACGGTCCTGCTCAAGCAGATCGCGGCGGGCATCGCCAAGAACCATCCGGAGGTCAAACTGGTGGCGCTCCTGGTGGACGAGCGGCCTGAAGAGGTGACTGACTTTCGCCGCTCGACGCCCGCCATCGTCTTCGCCTCGTCGAACGATCGGGAGGAGGACAACCATATCCGCGTTTCGACGCTGGCGCTGGAGTTTGCCAAGCGGCTCGTCGAGCTGAAGCACGACGTGGTACTGCTGCTCGACTCGCTCACGCGCCTGGGCCGCACGTTCAACCTTTACGTCGAAAGCAGCGGCCGCACGCTTTCGGGCGGACTCGACGCGCGGGCGCTTCAGATTCCGCGGCGCATCTTCGGTGCCGCCCGTAACATCGAAGGCGGCGGCTCGCTGACGATCATCGCCACGGCGCTCATCGAGACGGGTAGCCGCATGGACGAGGTGATCTTCGAGGAGTTCAAGGGCACCGGCAACGCCGAGATCGTGCTCGACCGTGAGATGGCCGACAAGCGCATCTTCCCGGCCATCAACCTGCGCAAGAGCGGCACGCGCAACGAGGAGCGGCTCATCGGCGACCGGATCGAGCAGTATCACCGGCTGTTCCGGGCGCTCAACTCGCGGCCGCCCATCGAGGCCATGCAGGCTCTGCTGCGCCACATGCAGCAGACGCAGTCCAACGAAGAGCTGCTCAACAGCCTGGTGCCGGTGGAGTGA
- the radC gene encoding RadC family protein — protein MSREAHSSGEPPLRYQVPINQWDEADRPREKLMRRGPSALSDAELIALIFGSGTRTKQGSISAVQLGQALIRAYGSLYALAQRDLKELTRVAGVGPAKAVQLVAAFEIGRRVEAQRPGRRIQVRTPADVAACYGPLLRDLKREVFKIVLLNTANYIIADYTISEGGLAASIVEPRAVFQRAILDNAAGIICLHNHPSGNPEPSAEDIRITRQLVEAGRLLGIPVHDHIIIAGTTYTSLAERGLMG, from the coding sequence ATGTCCCGCGAAGCGCACAGCTCGGGCGAGCCGCCCCTGCGCTACCAGGTGCCCATCAACCAGTGGGATGAGGCCGACCGTCCCCGTGAAAAGCTCATGCGCCGGGGACCCTCGGCGCTCTCTGATGCCGAACTGATCGCGCTGATCTTCGGCAGCGGCACACGCACGAAGCAGGGATCCATCTCGGCCGTGCAACTCGGACAGGCCCTGATCCGGGCCTACGGCTCGCTCTACGCGCTGGCGCAGCGCGATTTGAAAGAACTGACGCGCGTGGCTGGGGTGGGTCCGGCCAAAGCCGTCCAGCTTGTGGCCGCCTTCGAGATCGGCCGCCGCGTCGAAGCGCAGCGGCCCGGCCGCCGCATCCAGGTGCGCACGCCGGCCGACGTGGCCGCCTGCTACGGACCGCTCCTGCGCGACCTCAAGCGCGAGGTCTTCAAAATCGTGCTGCTCAATACGGCCAACTACATCATTGCCGACTACACGATCAGCGAGGGTGGGCTGGCGGCCAGCATCGTCGAGCCGCGCGCCGTCTTCCAACGGGCCATTCTCGACAATGCGGCCGGCATCATCTGTCTGCACAACCATCCGTCAGGCAATCCGGAGCCCAGCGCCGAGGACATCCGGATTACACGCCAGCTCGTCGAGGCCGGCCGCCTGCTGGGCATTCCCGTGCACGACCACATCATTATTGCTGGTACCACCTACACCTCGCTGGCCGAGCGCGGGCTTATGGGGTGA
- a CDS encoding ABC-ATPase domain-containing protein, translating to MAARIGTETLRTAEELRRRLARLDGRGYKAYKSLQGAYDLGDFVLHLVHVQGDPFATPSRVHVWIPQRHAGFPEWSCRSEARAVGVAHLLARTFTEKARRISRPRGSGHSGLIEMDRPGQEVLPRTAVRLTAEGVEARFAVGLPAHGRRIAADEARALLLEDVPRIVRESLRFAAYDPETVRTFAEVNEDATWLRAQLPAWGLVAFVADGACLPRRSGVDERPLETGAVPFASPPSLRREVVLPSGRRLTGMGIPAGVTLIVGGGYHGKSTLLRALERGVYNHEPGDGREFVVTVPDAVKVRAEDGRSVAGVDLSPFIRNLPSGIDTRTFSTANASGSTSQAAAIQEALEVGTSLLLIDEDTAATNFMVRDRRMQRLVPGAQEPITPFIDRVRQLYETRGVSTILVVGSSGDFFDVADTVIKLHEYRVEDVTEAAREIARQLPSERMPAPDNPFQGPPVRRVPDPTSVSPQKGKRATYVRARGREMLQLGMAVIDLRAVEQLVHVAQTRAIGQALAYARRRYMDGRRTLPEIIAAVLADIERQGLDVLDPGGLLDLAGFRAQELAAALNRLRTLRVRVEPPT from the coding sequence ATGGCGGCACGGATCGGGACGGAAACGCTGCGCACGGCCGAAGAGCTTCGGCGGCGCCTGGCACGCCTCGACGGCCGGGGCTACAAAGCGTACAAATCGCTGCAGGGCGCCTACGATCTGGGCGACTTCGTGCTGCATCTGGTGCACGTGCAGGGCGATCCGTTCGCCACGCCCAGCCGCGTACATGTCTGGATTCCACAGCGCCACGCGGGCTTTCCGGAGTGGAGCTGTCGATCGGAGGCCCGGGCCGTCGGGGTGGCCCATCTGCTGGCCCGCACGTTCACCGAAAAGGCCCGGCGCATCAGCCGTCCGCGTGGTAGCGGCCACAGCGGGCTGATCGAAATGGACCGACCCGGCCAGGAAGTGCTCCCCCGCACGGCCGTACGCCTGACGGCCGAGGGCGTCGAAGCCCGCTTCGCCGTTGGCCTGCCCGCCCACGGCCGCCGCATTGCCGCTGACGAAGCCCGGGCGCTGCTCCTGGAGGACGTGCCGCGCATCGTGCGCGAAAGCCTCCGGTTTGCCGCCTACGATCCGGAGACGGTCCGTACCTTCGCCGAAGTCAACGAAGACGCCACCTGGCTTCGGGCGCAGCTGCCCGCCTGGGGGCTGGTGGCGTTCGTGGCCGACGGCGCCTGCCTGCCCCGCCGCTCCGGCGTCGATGAGCGGCCACTGGAGACCGGCGCGGTGCCGTTCGCGTCTCCGCCTTCGCTGCGGCGCGAGGTCGTACTGCCCAGCGGCCGCCGTCTGACCGGCATGGGCATTCCGGCCGGCGTGACGCTCATCGTGGGTGGTGGTTATCACGGCAAAAGTACGCTGCTGCGCGCGCTGGAGCGCGGCGTCTACAACCATGAACCCGGCGACGGCCGGGAGTTCGTCGTGACGGTACCCGACGCGGTCAAGGTGCGCGCCGAAGACGGCCGTAGCGTAGCCGGCGTGGACCTGTCGCCCTTCATCCGCAACCTGCCCTCAGGCATCGACACGCGCACGTTCTCGACGGCGAACGCCAGTGGATCGACCAGCCAGGCGGCCGCCATTCAGGAAGCGCTGGAGGTGGGCACGTCGCTGCTGCTCATCGACGAAGACACGGCCGCCACGAACTTCATGGTGCGCGACCGGCGCATGCAACGCCTGGTGCCCGGTGCGCAGGAGCCCATCACGCCGTTCATCGACCGGGTGCGCCAGCTTTACGAAACGCGCGGTGTCAGCACGATCCTGGTGGTCGGCTCCAGCGGCGACTTTTTCGACGTGGCCGATACCGTCATCAAACTGCACGAATACCGGGTGGAAGACGTGACGGAAGCCGCCCGGGAAATCGCCCGGCAGCTTCCGAGCGAGCGGATGCCGGCGCCGGACAATCCCTTCCAGGGGCCGCCGGTGCGACGCGTGCCGGATCCGACAAGCGTGTCGCCGCAGAAGGGGAAGCGTGCGACCTACGTGCGGGCGCGCGGACGTGAAATGCTCCAGCTCGGCATGGCCGTGATCGACCTCCGAGCCGTCGAGCAGCTGGTGCACGTGGCGCAGACGCGGGCCATCGGTCAGGCGCTGGCCTACGCCCGCCGTCGCTACATGGAC
- a CDS encoding glycine--tRNA ligase: MQDRLEKIVSLCKRRGFIFPSSEIYGGLAAVYDYGPLGVELKRNVQQRWWEAMVYEHENIVGLDAAILMHPMVWKASGHVDAFNDPLIDDRQSKRRYRADQLIEDYIEKLRAKGETERAEALHRRLIEALNAEDMPKALYQIIMDERIPSPDSGAFDWTEVRQFNLMFVTHVGPVASEETKVYLRPETAQGIFVNFHNVKDSSRLQIPFGIAQIGKAFRNEIVARQFIFRMREFEQMEMQYFVKPGTQMEAFEAWKEKRLQWHIENGIRPDHLRFHVHEKLAHYADAAVDIQYLFPMGWQEVEGIHSRTDYDLRRHQEFSGKKMEYFDPQTQERYIPYVVETSAGLDRTILMLLCEAYDEEEVEGETRVVLRLHPRLAPIKVAVLPLVRKDGMPERAQALARDLRPFLNTFYDEKGAIGRRYRRMDEVGTPFCVTIDSQTLEDGTVTVRDRDTMQQERVHETQVLAYIKDRLRQWKPVGAQ; the protein is encoded by the coding sequence ATGCAGGATCGGCTCGAAAAGATCGTTTCGCTCTGCAAGCGGCGTGGGTTCATCTTTCCGTCTTCGGAAATCTACGGAGGGCTGGCGGCCGTGTACGATTACGGCCCACTGGGCGTCGAGCTCAAGCGCAACGTGCAGCAGCGCTGGTGGGAGGCCATGGTCTACGAGCACGAGAACATCGTCGGCCTCGACGCAGCGATCCTGATGCACCCCATGGTGTGGAAGGCCTCGGGTCATGTGGACGCCTTCAACGATCCGCTCATCGACGACCGCCAGTCGAAGCGTCGCTACCGGGCCGATCAGCTCATCGAAGATTACATCGAAAAACTTCGGGCGAAGGGCGAAACGGAGCGGGCCGAGGCGCTGCACCGGCGGCTCATCGAAGCGCTCAACGCCGAGGACATGCCGAAAGCGCTCTACCAGATCATCATGGACGAGCGCATTCCGTCGCCCGACTCGGGGGCGTTCGACTGGACCGAGGTGCGGCAGTTCAACCTGATGTTCGTCACGCACGTGGGCCCGGTGGCCTCCGAAGAAACGAAGGTGTACCTGCGCCCGGAGACCGCCCAGGGTATTTTTGTGAACTTTCACAACGTGAAGGACTCGTCGCGGCTCCAGATTCCCTTCGGCATTGCGCAGATCGGCAAGGCGTTTCGCAATGAAATCGTGGCCCGGCAGTTCATCTTCCGAATGCGCGAGTTCGAGCAGATGGAGATGCAGTACTTCGTGAAGCCGGGCACGCAGATGGAGGCGTTCGAGGCCTGGAAGGAGAAGCGGCTGCAGTGGCACATCGAAAACGGCATCCGGCCGGATCACCTGCGCTTCCACGTGCACGAGAAGCTGGCGCACTACGCCGACGCGGCCGTCGATATTCAGTACCTGTTTCCGATGGGCTGGCAGGAGGTCGAGGGCATCCACTCGCGCACGGACTACGACCTGCGGCGGCATCAGGAGTTTTCCGGCAAGAAAATGGAGTACTTCGACCCGCAGACGCAGGAGCGCTACATCCCGTACGTGGTGGAAACTTCGGCCGGACTGGACCGCACGATCCTGATGCTGCTCTGCGAGGCCTACGACGAAGAGGAAGTGGAAGGCGAAACGCGCGTGGTACTCCGGCTACATCCGCGCCTGGCGCCCATCAAGGTGGCCGTCTTGCCGCTGGTGCGCAAAGACGGCATGCCCGAGCGGGCGCAGGCGCTGGCGCGCGACCTGCGGCCGTTCCTGAACACGTTCTACGATGAAAAAGGCGCCATCGGCCGGCGCTACCGACGTATGGACGAAGTGGGCACGCCCTTCTGCGTGACGATCGACAGCCAGACGCTCGAAGACGGCACCGTGACCGTGCGCGACCGCGACACGATGCAACAGGAACGCGTCCACGAAACCCAGGTCCTCGCCTACATCAAAGACCGCCTGCGTCAGTGGAAGCCGGTGGGGGCGCAATAG